The Thermococcus sibiricus MM 739 DNA window GGAGATAACCCTCTCAGCTATTTCCTCTTTATTATGGATTACCGCACCTGGTTTTCTTCGTGAAACGAGGGTTCCATCAGGGTTGTAAGCTCTATCGGCAAAAACTTCATGGGCAACTTTTAGCCCCATTTCTTCTGCAATTTCTAAGGGTTTTGACATAGAAAGTCCGACGAAGATTATGTTTTTATCAAAATCAGCTATTCCTTCGAGAACACCTATTGTAAGTTCCTCATCTCTAACGAGAGCATTATAAAGAGCTCCATGTGGTTTTACATGCTGTAATGTTAATCCTTCAGCTTTTACAAATGCGTATAAGGCCCCAATCTGATACAAGATATAGTTTCTGGCCTCTTCCTTTGTAAGGTCCATGTATCTTCTTCCAAATCCCATAAGATCAGGATATCCTGGATGAGCACCAACTTCAACATTCATGTCTTTTGCAAGTTTCACGGTCTTTCTCATTAT harbors:
- a CDS encoding LamB/YcsF family protein — encoded protein: MKIDLNSDLGESFGRYKLGLDEEVMKYITSANIACGWHAGDPLIMRKTVKLAKDMNVEVGAHPGYPDLMGFGRRYMDLTKEEARNYILYQIGALYAFVKAEGLTLQHVKPHGALYNALVRDEELTIGVLEGIADFDKNIIFVGLSMSKPLEIAEEMGLKVAHEVFADRAYNPDGTLVSRRKPGAVIHNKEEIAERVISMVKDGGVKSINGEWVELRADTICVHGDNPKAVEITAYLRKRLEEEGIKIVSMRELIR